A portion of the Bubalus kerabau isolate K-KA32 ecotype Philippines breed swamp buffalo chromosome 1, PCC_UOA_SB_1v2, whole genome shotgun sequence genome contains these proteins:
- the SEMA6B gene encoding semaphorin-6B isoform X2: MRTPRGPPSGPALLLLLLLLGGAHGLFPEEPPPLSVAPRDYLNHYPVFVGSGPGRLTPSEDADDLNIQRVIRVNRTLFIGGRDNLYRVELEPPTSTEMRYQRKLTWRSNPSDINVCRMKGKQEGECRNFVKVLLLRDESTLFVCGSNAFNPVCANYSMDTLQPLGDNISGMARCPYDPKHANVALFSEGMLFTATVTDFLAIDAVIYRSLGDRPTLRTVKHDSKWFKEPYFVHAVEWGSHIYFFFREIAMEFNYLEKVVVSRVARVCKNDMGGSPRVLEKQWTSFLKARLNCSVPGDSHFYFNVLQAVTGVVSLGGRPVVLAVFSTPSNSIPGSAVCAFDMTQVAAVFEGRFREQKSPESIWTPVPEDQVPRPRPGCCAAPGMQYNASSAFPDEILNFVKTHPLMDEAVPSLGHAPWIVRTLMRHQLTRVAVDVGAGPWGNQTVVFLGSEAGTVLKFLVWPNASASGTTGPSVFLEEFETYRPDRCGWSGDGETGQRLLSLELDAASGGLLAAFPRCVVRVPVARCQQYSGCMKATFEQDVSGTSTSGLGDCTGLLRASLSEERAGLVSVNLLVTSSVAAFVVGAVVSGFSVGWYVGLRERRELARRKDKEAILAHGGGEAVLSVSRLGERRAGGPGGRAGGGGGGPGGPPEALLAPLMQNGWTKATLLQGGPHDLDSGLLPTPEQTPLPQKRLPTPHPHTLGPRAWEHGPALLTASASSSLLLLAPGRAPEPPPAPGEPAAPDTRLFTARPGRASHGDFPLTPHASPDRRRVVSAPTGPSDPSSSTDGFPRPWSPPPTGSLRRPGAHAPPAAALRRTHTINSGEARPRGRHARPVTDLAHLLSYGGPDRTAPPVP; this comes from the exons ATGCGGACTCCGCGAGGGCCCCCTTCCGGTCCGGCcctactgcttctgctgctgctcctgggagGTGCTCACGGCCTCTTCCCCGAGGAGCCGCCGCCGCTCAGCGTGGCCCCGAGGGACT aCCTGAATCACTATCCCGTGTTCGTGGGCAGTGGGCCAGGACGCCTGACCCCCTCAGAAGACGCTGATGACCTCAACATCCAGCGAGTTATACGGGTCAATAGAACGCTGTTCATCGGGGGCAG GGACAACCTGTACCGGGTGGAGCTGGAGCCCCCCACATCAACGGAAATGCGGTACCAGCGG AAGCTGACCTGGCGCTCCAACCCCAGCGACATCAACGTGTGTCGGATGAAGGGCAAGCAGGAG GGCGAGTGTCGAAATTTTGTAAAGGTGCTTCTACTTCGGGACGAATCCACTCTCTTCGTGTGTGGTTCCAATGCCTTCAACCCCGTGTGTGCCAACTACAGC ATGGACACATTGCAGCCCCTCGGGGACAACATCAGCGGCATGGCCCGCTGCCCATACGACCCCAAACACGCCAACGTTGCCCTCTTCTCTG AAGGGATGCTCTTCACAGCCACCGTTACCGACTTCCTCGCCATCGATGCCGTCATCTACCGCAGTCTCGGGGACCGGCCCACTCTGCGCACGGTGAAACACGACTCCAAGTGGTTCAAAG AGCCATACTTTGTCCACGCGGTGGAGTGGGGCAGccacatctatttcttcttccgGGAGATCGCAATGGAGTTTAACTACCTGGAAAAG GTGGTGGTGTCACGTGTGGCCCGGGTCTGCAAGAATGACATGGGCGGCTCTCCTCGCGTACTGGAGAAGCAGTGGACATCATTCCTGAAGGCGCGGCTCAACTGCTCTGTGCCAGGGGACTCTCACTTCTACTTCAACGTGCTGCAGGCTGTCACGGGCGTGGTCAGCCTGGGGGGCCGGCCCGTGGTCCTTGCTGTTTTCTCCACGCCCAGCAACAG CATCCCCGGCTCGGCTGTCTGCGCCTTTGACATGACACAGGTGGCTGCCGTGTTTGAGGGCCGCTTCCGTGAGCAGAAGTCCCCTGAGTCCATCTGGACACCCGTGCCAGAGGATCAGGTGCCACGGCCCCG GCCCGGGTGCTGTGCAGCTCCTGGCATGCAGTACAATGCCTCTAGCGCCTTCCCAGACGAGATCCTCAACTTCGTCAAGACGcaccctctgatggatgaggccgTGCCCTCCCTGGGCCACGCACCCTGGATCGTTCGGACTCTGATGCG GCACCAGCTGACACGAGTGGCTGTGGACGTGGGCGCCGGCCCCTGGGGCAACCAGACCGTTGTCTTCCTGGGGTCTGAGGCAGGCACCGTCCTCAAGTTCCTTGTCTGGCCCAACGCCAGTGCCTCGGGTACCACGGGACCCAGTGTCTTCCTGGAGGAATTTGAGACCTACCGGCCTGACAG GTGTGGATGGTCTGGAGATGGCGAGACAGGGCAGCGGCTGCTGAGCCTGGAGCTGGATGCGGCCTCAGGCGGCCTGCTGGCAGCCTTCCCCCGCTGTGTGGTCCGAGTGCCCGTGGCGCGCTGCCAGCAATACTCAGGATGCATGAA AGCCACCTTTGAGCAGGACGTGTCTGGGACCAGCACTTCAGGTTTAGGGGACTGCACAG GACTCCTGCGCGCCAGCCTCTCGGAGGAGCGCGCTGGGCTGGTGTCAGTGAACCTGCTGGTGACGTCATCGGTGGCGGCCTTCGTGGTGGGCGCCGTGGTGTCCGGCTTCAGCGTGGGCTGGTACGTGGGGCTCCGCGAGCGGCGCGAACTGGCCCGCCGCAAGGACAAGGAGGCCATCCTGGCACACGGGGGTGGCGAGGCCGTGCTGAGCGTCAGCCGCCTGGGTGAGCGCCGGGCGGGCGGCCCCGGAGGCCGggccgggggcggcggcggcgggcccgGGGGTCCCCCGGAGGCTCTGCTGGCGCCCTTGATGCAGAACGGCTGGACCAAGGCCACGCTGCTGCAGGGCGGACCCCACGACCTGGACTCCGGGCTGCTGCCCACGCCCGAGCAGACGCCGCTGCCCCAGAAGCGCTTGCCCACCCCGCACCCGCACACCCTGGGCCCCCGCGCCTGGGAACACGGCCCCGCGCTGCTCACGGCCTCCGCCTCGTCCTCGCTCCTGCTGCTGGCCCCCGGCCGCGCTCCTGAGCCGCCCCCCGCGCCGGGCGAGCCGGCGGCCCCCGACACCCGCCTCTTCACCGCGCGCCCGGGCCGCGCCTCCCACGGCGACTTCCCGCTTACCCCCCACGCCAGCCCGGACCGCCGGCGGGTGGTGTCGGCGCCCACGGGCCCCTCGGACCCCAGCTCGTCCACCGACGGCTTCCCGCGGCCCTGGAGCCCGCCGCCCACAGGCAGTCTCCGGAGACCAGGCGCGCACGCCCCACCGGCCGCCGCGCTGCGCCGCACGCACACGATCAACAGCGGCGAGGCCCGGCCCCGTGGCCGCCACGCCCGGCCGGTCACGGACTTGGCCCACCTGCTCTCCTACGGGGGCCCCGACAGGACTGCGCCCCCCGTGCCCTAG
- the SEMA6B gene encoding semaphorin-6B isoform X1, producing MRTPRGPPSGPALLLLLLLLGGAHGLFPEEPPPLSVAPRDYLNHYPVFVGSGPGRLTPSEDADDLNIQRVIRVNRTLFIGGRDNLYRVELEPPTSTEMRYQRKLTWRSNPSDINVCRMKGKQEGECRNFVKVLLLRDESTLFVCGSNAFNPVCANYSMDTLQPLGDNISGMARCPYDPKHANVALFSEGMLFTATVTDFLAIDAVIYRSLGDRPTLRTVKHDSKWFKEPYFVHAVEWGSHIYFFFREIAMEFNYLEKVVVSRVARVCKNDMGGSPRVLEKQWTSFLKARLNCSVPGDSHFYFNVLQAVTGVVSLGGRPVVLAVFSTPSNSIPGSAVCAFDMTQVAAVFEGRFREQKSPESIWTPVPEDQVPRPRPGCCAAPGMQYNASSAFPDEILNFVKTHPLMDEAVPSLGHAPWIVRTLMRHQLTRVAVDVGAGPWGNQTVVFLGSEAGTVLKFLVWPNASASGTTGPSVFLEEFETYRPDRCGWSGDGETGQRLLSLELDAASGGLLAAFPRCVVRVPVARCQQYSGCMKNCIGSQDPYCGWAPDGSCVFLSPGTRATFEQDVSGTSTSGLGDCTGLLRASLSEERAGLVSVNLLVTSSVAAFVVGAVVSGFSVGWYVGLRERRELARRKDKEAILAHGGGEAVLSVSRLGERRAGGPGGRAGGGGGGPGGPPEALLAPLMQNGWTKATLLQGGPHDLDSGLLPTPEQTPLPQKRLPTPHPHTLGPRAWEHGPALLTASASSSLLLLAPGRAPEPPPAPGEPAAPDTRLFTARPGRASHGDFPLTPHASPDRRRVVSAPTGPSDPSSSTDGFPRPWSPPPTGSLRRPGAHAPPAAALRRTHTINSGEARPRGRHARPVTDLAHLLSYGGPDRTAPPVP from the exons ATGCGGACTCCGCGAGGGCCCCCTTCCGGTCCGGCcctactgcttctgctgctgctcctgggagGTGCTCACGGCCTCTTCCCCGAGGAGCCGCCGCCGCTCAGCGTGGCCCCGAGGGACT aCCTGAATCACTATCCCGTGTTCGTGGGCAGTGGGCCAGGACGCCTGACCCCCTCAGAAGACGCTGATGACCTCAACATCCAGCGAGTTATACGGGTCAATAGAACGCTGTTCATCGGGGGCAG GGACAACCTGTACCGGGTGGAGCTGGAGCCCCCCACATCAACGGAAATGCGGTACCAGCGG AAGCTGACCTGGCGCTCCAACCCCAGCGACATCAACGTGTGTCGGATGAAGGGCAAGCAGGAG GGCGAGTGTCGAAATTTTGTAAAGGTGCTTCTACTTCGGGACGAATCCACTCTCTTCGTGTGTGGTTCCAATGCCTTCAACCCCGTGTGTGCCAACTACAGC ATGGACACATTGCAGCCCCTCGGGGACAACATCAGCGGCATGGCCCGCTGCCCATACGACCCCAAACACGCCAACGTTGCCCTCTTCTCTG AAGGGATGCTCTTCACAGCCACCGTTACCGACTTCCTCGCCATCGATGCCGTCATCTACCGCAGTCTCGGGGACCGGCCCACTCTGCGCACGGTGAAACACGACTCCAAGTGGTTCAAAG AGCCATACTTTGTCCACGCGGTGGAGTGGGGCAGccacatctatttcttcttccgGGAGATCGCAATGGAGTTTAACTACCTGGAAAAG GTGGTGGTGTCACGTGTGGCCCGGGTCTGCAAGAATGACATGGGCGGCTCTCCTCGCGTACTGGAGAAGCAGTGGACATCATTCCTGAAGGCGCGGCTCAACTGCTCTGTGCCAGGGGACTCTCACTTCTACTTCAACGTGCTGCAGGCTGTCACGGGCGTGGTCAGCCTGGGGGGCCGGCCCGTGGTCCTTGCTGTTTTCTCCACGCCCAGCAACAG CATCCCCGGCTCGGCTGTCTGCGCCTTTGACATGACACAGGTGGCTGCCGTGTTTGAGGGCCGCTTCCGTGAGCAGAAGTCCCCTGAGTCCATCTGGACACCCGTGCCAGAGGATCAGGTGCCACGGCCCCG GCCCGGGTGCTGTGCAGCTCCTGGCATGCAGTACAATGCCTCTAGCGCCTTCCCAGACGAGATCCTCAACTTCGTCAAGACGcaccctctgatggatgaggccgTGCCCTCCCTGGGCCACGCACCCTGGATCGTTCGGACTCTGATGCG GCACCAGCTGACACGAGTGGCTGTGGACGTGGGCGCCGGCCCCTGGGGCAACCAGACCGTTGTCTTCCTGGGGTCTGAGGCAGGCACCGTCCTCAAGTTCCTTGTCTGGCCCAACGCCAGTGCCTCGGGTACCACGGGACCCAGTGTCTTCCTGGAGGAATTTGAGACCTACCGGCCTGACAG GTGTGGATGGTCTGGAGATGGCGAGACAGGGCAGCGGCTGCTGAGCCTGGAGCTGGATGCGGCCTCAGGCGGCCTGCTGGCAGCCTTCCCCCGCTGTGTGGTCCGAGTGCCCGTGGCGCGCTGCCAGCAATACTCAGGATGCATGAA GAACTGCATTGGTAGTCAGGACCCCTACTGCGGGTGGGCCCCGGATGGCTCCTGTGTCTTCCTGAGCCCTGGCACCAG AGCCACCTTTGAGCAGGACGTGTCTGGGACCAGCACTTCAGGTTTAGGGGACTGCACAG GACTCCTGCGCGCCAGCCTCTCGGAGGAGCGCGCTGGGCTGGTGTCAGTGAACCTGCTGGTGACGTCATCGGTGGCGGCCTTCGTGGTGGGCGCCGTGGTGTCCGGCTTCAGCGTGGGCTGGTACGTGGGGCTCCGCGAGCGGCGCGAACTGGCCCGCCGCAAGGACAAGGAGGCCATCCTGGCACACGGGGGTGGCGAGGCCGTGCTGAGCGTCAGCCGCCTGGGTGAGCGCCGGGCGGGCGGCCCCGGAGGCCGggccgggggcggcggcggcgggcccgGGGGTCCCCCGGAGGCTCTGCTGGCGCCCTTGATGCAGAACGGCTGGACCAAGGCCACGCTGCTGCAGGGCGGACCCCACGACCTGGACTCCGGGCTGCTGCCCACGCCCGAGCAGACGCCGCTGCCCCAGAAGCGCTTGCCCACCCCGCACCCGCACACCCTGGGCCCCCGCGCCTGGGAACACGGCCCCGCGCTGCTCACGGCCTCCGCCTCGTCCTCGCTCCTGCTGCTGGCCCCCGGCCGCGCTCCTGAGCCGCCCCCCGCGCCGGGCGAGCCGGCGGCCCCCGACACCCGCCTCTTCACCGCGCGCCCGGGCCGCGCCTCCCACGGCGACTTCCCGCTTACCCCCCACGCCAGCCCGGACCGCCGGCGGGTGGTGTCGGCGCCCACGGGCCCCTCGGACCCCAGCTCGTCCACCGACGGCTTCCCGCGGCCCTGGAGCCCGCCGCCCACAGGCAGTCTCCGGAGACCAGGCGCGCACGCCCCACCGGCCGCCGCGCTGCGCCGCACGCACACGATCAACAGCGGCGAGGCCCGGCCCCGTGGCCGCCACGCCCGGCCGGTCACGGACTTGGCCCACCTGCTCTCCTACGGGGGCCCCGACAGGACTGCGCCCCCCGTGCCCTAG